ttgacatATGGGACAGAACGAGGTTTTGATGATATTAAAAGAATCGAATATGTCTTCTAACTTTTGAGACAGTCTCTTCTCGTTGAGATATTACATTGCGTTTAAGGTCAATCAAAGTTTTCTTTGCAAATTTATTCAAACTACTACTTCAATGGCTActtcagtgacccaaaaagtcTCTTGGCCTATGACAAACATCACTCAGCCCTGTTCTGCGCCACTTCCCGTCTTAAAAGACTTCGTCACTCTAGCACAGCGGTACCTGAGACGCCCGAATGGACGTTCTCCACCTGGGTGCCCCACATATGCTCTTCTCACAGCTCGATCCTTTCCTATCCTCTCCAGGTAACCAAATCTGCGAAGTCGTGTTGTTTTAAGCGCTCGCTAGATGGTCACCAACAagcccccctcccccccccccccccccccccccccccccccgaccGCGTGGCCTTGGTCTTGACAGACCGTGTAGGTGTAAACAGTTGATTCCAGCAACATTTTGTTTGTCCTTTAGACGCCCTTGGTCTGCGATCGACCGCCGTCTGATGGTCTGGTCTAAGCCGGTCTTAAGCCATCTGGCCAAGCGACAAAAGTTTTTTTAGttgtgtatgtattttattatgtttttcagTTGGTTTTCAAGACTTCTAATAAATATAGGTTTCTTTTTCCTTGCACCAATTTTACATGTCTCTATTTAGTCTGATGGTTAACTGGTAAAAAACgataaggcattaagtccgccatttgtacattatttttgagttttaagtatataaataaaggcttgcattaaaaaattacatttatgatttaaaaaatgcttAGGTAAGGCAGTGTTTCATCCACATCCtttcatttttttctatatatcAATTGCAGGTGCCACGccgaatttttttaatttctatagGCTACGGGACATTTTGTGCGCTTGCAATACGTGTTGTGTTGTCCCTCCGCGAGTTCTGAACACACTGTGGTCTGCCAGCCGTCTAGCCAGAGAACTCACGACGACCCACAGATCAAGGTCAGACGGTCTGAGACTTGTCACTGTCAGCGACCGTCTAGCAAGCGCTTTGATCTTGCTAATTGTATTGAGTGTTGTAATCACCGTCTATAGCGTTTTTATTACAACTTTAACGTTTTCGAATAGATTTGTCAAAAAATGCAATGAGATTTTTGTCATATAAAGTGGTATTCGAATTATTCGTTTTATCCGGATATCAACTTAATAATTATCCGGATAGTAAATTGGACGGATATCCGGATTGCAAGCCTTAGTTACGAGTTAGTTGCGTATGCTGAGCCCGTTcgttttgccgcgcatgccactttttttaaagcaatgtgtggcaataaatggtttcttattcttattcttatacaTAGGATTTATTCATTGGCTATTAATTCCAGGCGATTTTTTTGTTCCCTTACACGGCAGTAGCCTTATGTAACTTAAATTATGTGTTATCATTTCAATATACTCTTGTTACGACTGTATGGCTGGCTTCATTCCTAGGGTGACACAATGTAGACCATATTTAAGGATATTTGAattaataaaatccatttcctGCCTTATTATATGCGTTTATGTTCAAGATTTATGTAATACACATAttagtaaattaaaacatgtaaaGGTCATCAGTAAATATTTCGAAATATACTGCTTGCAGTATTCTACTAAAATGCCTGAAATAGCCTGAAAAATACCctgttatttacttaattattttgaaattatatcaaAATGTATGGATTCACTTCATATAATACAAACAGCATATTAAGGTCATAAATTATGTGTAACCGAAGAATTTTGATTATAAGtgtaagtttttattaaatataacgtggaggcaaacaagcgtacggcccgcctgatggaaagcagtctccgtagcctatggacgcctgcaaatccagagcagttacatgcgcgttgctgaccataacactccgcaccctcgttgagctctggcaaccttactcaccggcaggaacacaatactgtGAGTAGGGTccaatgttatttggctgcggttttctgtaaagtggaggtacttccccagttgggctctatcTGGAATGActtccgctgtgctgtgccctaccacacaaagcgagatggcattcacagtccccatacctctcttttggacgtagtttaaggacatacccgggtccgtcGTCCGGTCCAGAAGTAATTCCTAAATATCTTCATTTACACTTCACTGCCTTTTTAAATGGAAACCACGTAAAACGGTCAAAATCTCTAAAAATGTAAACTACCACaatgatatcattttaacattggcaacatgtgcgagtgaaACAAAGGGCTCTTGTTTTGCTGTCTCAAGTGGACTGTGGACAGTTTTCTCTAGTCTAGTACGAACAGATTTCTTGCTCaatgataaggttcaatttagtatggcaaaaaaCGTGACAGCGCCCTCCACTCGATGTATGACTTCAGGCTTTTACCATAGCATACATCATATCTGTCtggcaaaaaaatcacatttCAAAGGGCATAAATCCCTAATAAATTGAACCTAGTGATAGTCTCAAATTTATGACGATCCTAaatttgaattgatattttaggaaCAAATAAATGGCTTCGTCACGCATTCAGGTAACCTTTTTATATTTCATCAGCCTTTGAATGAACTCATTTATGGCCACGATCTATATCCGTATACTTTTTCAGGCTACTGCGCGGCATTTAGCTAAGACGTTCAAGAAAAAAGGCAGGTTTGATGTTGGAATAGCAGCTGACTTGCCTCAGGCATACAAGAAATTTTGGCGAGAGTGGAAGGTTTTGAAACCTGCTGCTGTTCATTTCGTCCCTCAGGAGGGAAAGTGGAAACGAGACGAGCTGACGGGAGAGACCTTGCCCATTCAAAACGTTGCTATTCCCCTAAAGCATCCTACGGAAATACATGAGGGTATCTGGGGTGGTGAAGCTGTGATTAAAGGTTGTTATTATGTTTATGTAATGCCATTGTTTGCCAACATTACTGTCTAACTACTGCGTAGTTTGTTTTTGCAAGTTTTTAATGCAATTAATTGCtgttacttttatatttattatgtcttGTTTAGGTTTCCAAAAACGGGATCCTCATAAGCGGCGTGTACCTCACTACTGGGTTCCAGTATTGAAACGTACAGTGGTTAAGTCTGAAGTCCTCAACACTCATCTCTCAGTGACAGTCACTGATCGGACTATTAGACTCATCAATGACCACTATGGATTTGACCATTACTTGCTCAAGACACCGGCTTGTGACCTAGTGTCTATGCTAGCCCTGAAATTGAAAAAGCACATATTAACAGAATTGATGAATGGGTGCCCAAGATATGCCCATGATCCTgcaaaacaaaaagaaatttaTGAGGAATATAGAACTTACTTGTCTTCGgtaatgttcttttttttcatttgtgttCCTACTGTTGAATTTTTATTCTGTTACATATACTtagtgtatttattttgtagaatatttaataacaaacaCATGTGGTTGAGACCCTCAGTCATGAGGAAACAAGGAAGAAGAAGTATATATTTACAAGTGTTGACACACGTAACACTTTCGTTGCTAGGCGCCCCATTTCCAGTtcaaaatgaacacacatacatgttcttggcagtgaatgtatTAGTATGGTATGACCAGTAAAGGGGTCTCGTAATCCCATGGTGGTAAAGAAAGCTAAATTACAGGTTCACACACTAACTTCAATGGCACAAGCTAGCTAATATAAACCTACTTGATAACATAAACTAAAGTGACATCTTaagggtttatttattttatctttattgcaTAATACAGGAATGGACAGAATAATGCCATAAATAAGGGATTCTTTACCTAGCAGAAAGAGTTAGTATTAGGTCATTTAGTAagataatataaaacataagGGTTGTTTGATTCCAAGGGCTTAAACTGATTTCTGTAGCAAAGGTGTAAAAGGTGTTAATTGAAGTAGCACTCTGCACTGGAGTTCTTTATTGGGCCTCAATCTTCATAGTACTAGAAACTTGAACCAAGCAACATTTTAGATATAAACATACTTTTATTTCAGTACACTCCAGAAGAAATTGAATGGTATGGACTGACCTGGTATGAGGCTCTGTGTAAAGTAGCTAAGCAGAAGGAAGCTGCCTCCAGACctgtgcctttaaaaaatgtGTACAGAAAGAATTTAGTGGAGAAATTAAAAGCAGCTGGTATTGATGGTAGCCCTGCATCGGCAGAGGAAATTTCGTGAGTATTGTTTTGTTACAATCTGTTCAGATTGGAAATTTTGACATTGCACAGTACATTCATTACTCACACCGAAGAATGGCTGATTGGAAACAGTAGGTCTGTATGGACCCTTACTATCAATTGAAGAGAAATTTGAGAGCTGATAGATCTCCAGTTTCAGTAGtttaacatatattatttaaaagatgGAAACTGCAATAATATTCACATGATTTAGTGATAGTTAtttcaaaaggaaattattattgtatttcagAAACACCACATCCTGGTTGTCAAAAATGAACCTGTTTGGGAAGAAAGATGAACAAGCATAGTGAAGTAATGTAGTGAAAtgataatataaacaaattgttatgtaaatgtatcatttaaaaaaaaatagttaggtACCTAGTGAAGTTATGAATATAGTTTTGTTTCTTTGCGAACTGTTTTTGAATGAAACCTCATTTCAAAGGAACAAGTCATTTATTAACACATATGGCTCATTTGACACTGATTTTAACTATcagaaaaattacatttgatacttataataagtatttaaaactattCACAATTATAATCAAGTCTACATCTGTCTTTGATGATTATTTTATGATGAAAATATGAATTGATAGTGTACAAATACAAAGGCATAATTGGCTaccataaatataattactcCCAGTTACTCTATGATCTCTGCCTTAATACTAGTCATCTCATCTAACTGCATTGcaacataattaaaatatacgaaAAGTTTATatacttagccaatttgtgacATGCAGGTCAACATTCAACATCTTGTTTAAGGTAAggttttgtagaaaaaaaaacatttttggtgctGATTTTAATTGCCAAGTGAACTTCTCATCAGCTGGCTATATACTCAATCATAATCCTAAGTTCCTCAGGAGCTACATTATAAGAGACTATTATATTtaccaatattattattataccaaGTATATCATCATGGTAGCAACGTAATTAACAATCCTGACTGTTTTAATAGAAGACatagacattttttatttaacaccaccttaaaaaatgtttacaggcaatgttacaaaaaattacaagccTTAGAATTAAACTAAAGTAGgcacaaattaatatttacatgtagatataaaaacttttaaaattatgatgctaaaaaggagtgaacctcagcatgtgttgcagcagtcttacctactacaacgttGGTTatcaggccgacccttcgtataatacgaatttgcttgctgctagtCCGAAACTATATGGCTtagattattttagtttatgtagaaaataataaaggtaTGCATATACAGgctgtttcctgtaacaggagcaataaattaaaatgaagaTTCCTTAGATAATTAGTACTCATAATAACAATAACTTAATTTTCCAAAGTTCTTAAATTTAGAGAAAATAGCaattaaagttaaatttaacaGTCAATGGATGCCGACTATCGCGATATGATCGCTCAACGGTGGTTTAGTGTCGTGGTACCGgcagggaccggaaaacccgttcatttgccttacccgttcggaatgggtaaccccttcatacgataagctaatcgtttgggtaacccgttcaaccggttacccaacaataatgataacccgtattattcagattaacctaatcgtaacaagtggttaccgcttacaggagctgattcggtttgtgttttgcgtgtactaaccggtaacctttcggtttagggtaagccttacccctctcccgtGCCTTTCCCCCgccgctgcggcaccgcgggagagatgggcattacgtaattgattcgataggtatattgtaactaccgacgtaaaagtacttttcgttaatgttgacttactatatagatgcttatttgtatccggtttataacaggttttagtaagatggcggccacacactttgtcataaaaatcatcatttttaggttttagggagttccgatttcgaaaatgataacgattttggaattcaagatggcggccatgcagtaagtcataaaagtcgccatgtaaatcggtttttaggtttatgggagtgcaaatttagaaaaagatgaccatgttggagtccaagatggtgaccatgtactatgtcataaaaatcgtcatggatgtcgttatataggttttagggagtgcagatttcgaaaatcatgactattcatgactattttggaatccaagatggcggccatgcaatttgtcataaaagtcgtaatggatggagtccaagatggtgaccatgtcataaaaatcgtcttggatgtcgttttataggttttagggagtgcagatttctaaaatcatgactatttttgaatccaagatggcggccatgcaatttttcataaaagtcgtcatggatgtcgttttatacgttttagggagtgcggatttcgaaaatgatgatcattttggagtccaagatggcggccatgcaatttgtcataaaagtcttcatggatgtcgttttataggtttaagggagtgcggatttcgaaaatcatgactattttggaatccaagatggcgcccatgcaatttgtcataaaagtcgtcatggatgtcgttttatacgttttagggagtgcagatttagaaaatgatgactattttggaatccaagatggcggccatgcaatttgtcataaaagtcttcatggatgtcgttttatgggttttagggagtgcggatttcgaaagtcatgactattttggaatccaagatggcggccatgcaatttgtcataaaagtcgtcatggatgtcgttttagggagtgcagatttcgaaaaagatgatcattttggagtccaagatggtgaccatgtacaatgtcataaaaatcgtcatggatgtcgttatataggttttagggagtgcagatttcgaaaatcatgactattttggaatccaagatggcggccatgctttttgtcataaaagtcgtcatggatggagtccaagatggtgaccacgtactatgtcataaaaatcgtcatggatgtcgttttataggttttagggagtgcggatttcgaaaatgatgaccattttgaaatcaaagatggcggccacacatattgtcataaaagtcatcttggtagtcgttttttaggttttagggagtgcggatttcgaaaatcatgactattttggaatccaagatggcggccatgctttttgtcataaaagtcgtcatggatatcgttttataggttttagggagtgcggatttggaaaatgatgactattttggaatccaagatgacggccacgtactatttaataaaagtcatcatggatgtcgttttataggttttagggagtgcggatttcgaaaatgatgaccattttgaaatcaaagatggcggccacatattttgtcattaaagtcatcatggaagtcgttttttaggttttagggag
Above is a genomic segment from Cydia pomonella isolate Wapato2018A chromosome 4, ilCydPomo1, whole genome shotgun sequence containing:
- the LOC133517039 gene encoding large ribosomal subunit protein bL28m, with protein sequence MASSRIQATARHLAKTFKKKGRFDVGIAADLPQAYKKFWREWKVLKPAAVHFVPQEGKWKRDELTGETLPIQNVAIPLKHPTEIHEGIWGGEAVIKGFQKRDPHKRRVPHYWVPVLKRTVVKSEVLNTHLSVTVTDRTIRLINDHYGFDHYLLKTPACDLVSMLALKLKKHILTELMNGCPRYAHDPAKQKEIYEEYRTYLSSYTPEEIEWYGLTWYEALCKVAKQKEAASRPVPLKNVYRKNLVEKLKAAGIDGSPASAEEISNTTSWLSKMNLFGKKDEQA